One Zootoca vivipara chromosome 9, rZooViv1.1, whole genome shotgun sequence DNA window includes the following coding sequences:
- the ISLR gene encoding immunoglobulin superfamily containing leucine-rich repeat protein — translation MGPWFCFFTALLLVETQSCPEICNCVAKKKYGRHIADCSYRDLRAVPLGLPFNATTLTLSVNHISSLQEDSFADVVDLQALWLSHNEISTVARGAFASLVQLRAIDLSHNRIALFPWGDLANLTALQQLKLSSNRLERVPPEAFRTLKDLRSLWLNDNRLSVLARGTFSSLPLLSQLQINHNPFNCSCKAWGLKRWLEETLVSIPERDSITCAAPDNLKGFILGRALKLDCMLPSVQLAYHSSLGNSVLHDELTLRLHCSAVGRPPPEIQWKIQTSTQEMVISGPNVGEGGNRLAAGSLEQRILVFKNGSMAIPEFSKADEGIYTCQALNDVGSREASVNVALAGSKNPAGDIIRNNIQASEPQTEPCEKEESPKSEDKFVVIYLTPVVPMTSNEGATLWEPQAWAGVLLLPLLTLYG, via the coding sequence ATGGGTCCATGGTTCTGCTTTTTCACAGCTCTGCTCTTGGTGGAGACTCAAAGCTGCCCCGAGATCTGCAACTGTGTTGCCAAGAAGAAATACGGCCGCCACATCGCCGACTGCTCCTACAGAGACCTCCGGGCCGTTCCCCTCGGCCTGCCCTTCAACGCAACTACTCTCACCTTGTCCGTCAACCACATCTCCTCCCTGCAGGAAGACTCCTTTGCGGATGTTGTTGACCTGCAGGCCCTGTGGCTGTCGCACAATGAGATCAGCACCGTTGCCCGGGGCGCCTTTGCCTCCCTGGTGCAGCTGAGGGCCATTGATCTCAGCCACAACCGGATTGCCCTCTTCCCCTGGGGGGACCTGGCCAACCTCACTGCCCTGCAGCAGCTGAAGCTCAGCAGCAACCGGCTGGAGAGGGTCCCCCCAGAGGCCTTCCGCACCCTCAAGGACCTGAGATCCCTCTGGCTGAATGACAACAGGCTCTCCGTCCTCGCCAGAGGGACCTTCAGCTCCCTGCCCCTCTTGTCCCAGTTGCAGATCAACCACAACCCCTTCAACTGCTCCTGCAAGGCCTGGGGACTGAAGAggtggctggaggagactctagtTTCCATCCCAGAGAGGGACTCCATCACCTGTGCTGCCCCAGACAACCTGAAGGGCTTCATCCTTGGGAGAGCTTTGAAGCTGGACTGCATGCTTCCCTCTGTCCAGTTGGCCTATCACTCCAGCTTGGGCAACAGTGTGCTGCACGATGAGCTTACTCTCCGGTTGCACTGCAGTGCGGTGGGAAGGCCGCCACCGGAGATCCAGTGGAAAATCCAGACCTCCACTCAGGAGATGGTGATCAGTGGACCAAACGTGGGAGAAGGGGGCAACAGGCTGGCTGCCGGGAGTTTGGAGCAGCGCATCCTGGTCTTCAAGAACGGCTCGATGGCCATCCCTGAGTTCAGCAAGGCTGATGAGGGCATCTACACCTGCCAGGCCTTGAATGATGTGGGGTCTCGGGAGGCCTCGGTCAATGTGGCCTTGGCCGGTTCGAAGAATCCTGCCGGGGACATCATCCGGAACAATATCCAAGCCAGCGAGCCCCAAACTGAACCTTGTGAGAAAGAGGAGTCCCCCAAATCGGAAGACAAGTTCGTGGTGATCTACCTTACCCCCGTGGTGCCGATGACCAGCAATGAGGGAGCCACCCTTTGGGAGCCACAGGCCTGGGCTGGTGTCCTTCTGCTTCCACTGCTCACTCTTTATGGCTGA